In Aythya fuligula isolate bAytFul2 chromosome 25, bAytFul2.pri, whole genome shotgun sequence, a single genomic region encodes these proteins:
- the RAB29 gene encoding ras-related protein Rab-7L1 → MGHRDRMFKVLVVGDATVGKTSLVQRYANDSFNRHYKSTVGVDFALKVVQWSESETVRLQLWDIAGQERFTSMTRLYYREASACIIMFDVTNVSTFSNSQKWKQDLDSKLTLPDGSPVPCLLLANKCDLSPWAVTREEVDRFSKENGFSGWVETSVKENKNINESMRVLIEKMMSSSTRDGSSSASGSGDYINIKEASPPGWACC, encoded by the exons ATGGGGCACCGCGACCGCATGTTCaaggtgctggtggtgggggACGCCACGGTGGGGAAGACGTCGCTGGTGCAGCGCTACGCCAACGACAGCTTCAACCGGCACTACAAATCCACCGTGGGAG TGGATTTTGCTCTGAAGGTGGTCCAGTGGTCAGAGTCGGAGACAGTGCGACTTCAGCTCTGGGACATTGCAG GGCAGGAACGCTTCACGTCAATGACACGGCTGTACTACAGGGAGGCATCCGCCTGCATCATCATGTTCGATGTCACCAATGTCAGCACCTTCAGCAACAGCCAGAAGTGGAAGCAGGACCTGGACAGCAAGCTGACGCTGCCAGACGGGAGCCCcgtgccctgcctgctgctggctaaCAAA TGTGACCTTTCCCCGTGGGCAGTGACAAGGGAAGAAGTGGATCGCTTCAGCAAAGAAAACGGCTTTTCTGGCTGGGTGGAGACGTCTGtcaaggaaaacaagaacattAATGAGTCCATGAG AGTCCTGATTGAAAAGATGATGTCTTCGTCCACCCGTGATGGAAGTTCCTCTGCTTCTGGGAGCGGGGATTACATTAACATAAAGGAGGCATCCCCACCAGGTTGGGCTTGCTGTTAG
- the NUCKS1 gene encoding nuclear ubiquitous casein and cyclin-dependent kinase substrate 1 isoform X1: MSRPVRNRKVVDYSQFQESDDADEDYGRDSGPPSKKIRSSPREAKNKRRSGKNSQEDSEDSEEKDVKTKKDDSHSADEDFGSEDDDLGADDGKADSDYESSQKSKKGKKAKPDKNKRASKSRKRPAEDSEDEKEDHKNVRQQRQAASKAASKQREMLMDDVGSEEEEQEDDEAQFQEKDSGSDEDFLMEDDDDSDYGSSKKKNKKVSKKSKPERKEKKMPKPRLKATVTPSPVKGKGKAGRPTASKATKEKTPSPKEEDEEPESPPEKKKSASPPPEKSGDEGSEDEAPSGED; the protein is encoded by the exons ATGTCGAGGCCTGTCAG GAACAGGAAGGTGGTCGATTACTCCCAGTTTCAGGAATCAGATGATGCTG ATGAAGATTATGGAAGAGATTCAGGTCCCCCATCCAAGAAAATCCGTTCGTCTCCCCGGGAGGCTAAAAACAAGAGGCGATCTGGAAAGAATTCTCAGGAGGACAG tgaggattcagaagaaaaagatgtgaaGACCAAGAAAGATGATTCACACTCGGCAG atgaGGACTTTGGCAGTGAAGATGACGACTTAGGAGCAGATGATGGCAAAGCTGACAGTGACTATGAGAGTtctcaaaaaagcaaaaaaggaaaaaaggctaAACCAGACAAGAATAAGAGAGCCTCTAAATCCAGGAAAAGGCCTGCAG AGGACAGTGAGGACGAGAAGGAAGACCACAAAAATGTGCGTCAGCAGAGACAGGCAGCATCTAAAGCAGCTTCCAAACAACGAGAGATGCTTATGGATGATGTGGGTAGTGAGGAAGAAGAACAAGAGGATGATGAGGCACAGTTCCAGGAGA AAGATTCAGGAAGCGATGAAGACTTCCTCAtggaagatgatgatgatagtGATTATGGCAGTtcgaagaaaaaaaataaaaaggtctcCAAGAAATCCAAgccagagaggaaagaaaagaagatgcCTAAGCCCAGGCTAAAGGCTACAG tgactcCCAGTCCAGTGAAAGGCAAAGGGAAGGCAGGCCGACCCACAGCTTCCAaggcaacaaaagaaaagaccCCATCCCCCAAAGAAGAGGATGAAGAGCCTGAAAGTcccccagaaaagaaaaaatcagccAGCCCTCCACCAGAGAAGTCAGGGGATGAGGGATCTGAAGATGAAGCACCCTCTGGTGAAGATTAA
- the NUCKS1 gene encoding nuclear ubiquitous casein and cyclin-dependent kinase substrate 1 isoform X2 produces the protein MSRPVRNRKVVDYSQFQESDDADEDYGRDSGPPSKKIRSSPREAKNKRRSGKNSQEDSEDSEEKDVKTKKDDSHSADEDFGSEDDDLGADDGKADSDYESSQKSKKGKKAKPDKNKRASKSRKRPAEDSEDEKEDHKNVRQQRQAASKAASKQREMLMDDVGSEEEEQEDDEAQFQENSGSDEDFLMEDDDDSDYGSSKKKNKKVSKKSKPERKEKKMPKPRLKATVTPSPVKGKGKAGRPTASKATKEKTPSPKEEDEEPESPPEKKKSASPPPEKSGDEGSEDEAPSGED, from the exons ATGTCGAGGCCTGTCAG GAACAGGAAGGTGGTCGATTACTCCCAGTTTCAGGAATCAGATGATGCTG ATGAAGATTATGGAAGAGATTCAGGTCCCCCATCCAAGAAAATCCGTTCGTCTCCCCGGGAGGCTAAAAACAAGAGGCGATCTGGAAAGAATTCTCAGGAGGACAG tgaggattcagaagaaaaagatgtgaaGACCAAGAAAGATGATTCACACTCGGCAG atgaGGACTTTGGCAGTGAAGATGACGACTTAGGAGCAGATGATGGCAAAGCTGACAGTGACTATGAGAGTtctcaaaaaagcaaaaaaggaaaaaaggctaAACCAGACAAGAATAAGAGAGCCTCTAAATCCAGGAAAAGGCCTGCAG AGGACAGTGAGGACGAGAAGGAAGACCACAAAAATGTGCGTCAGCAGAGACAGGCAGCATCTAAAGCAGCTTCCAAACAACGAGAGATGCTTATGGATGATGTGGGTAGTGAGGAAGAAGAACAAGAGGATGATGAGGCACAGTTCCAGGAGA ATTCAGGAAGCGATGAAGACTTCCTCAtggaagatgatgatgatagtGATTATGGCAGTtcgaagaaaaaaaataaaaaggtctcCAAGAAATCCAAgccagagaggaaagaaaagaagatgcCTAAGCCCAGGCTAAAGGCTACAG tgactcCCAGTCCAGTGAAAGGCAAAGGGAAGGCAGGCCGACCCACAGCTTCCAaggcaacaaaagaaaagaccCCATCCCCCAAAGAAGAGGATGAAGAGCCTGAAAGTcccccagaaaagaaaaaatcagccAGCCCTCCACCAGAGAAGTCAGGGGATGAGGGATCTGAAGATGAAGCACCCTCTGGTGAAGATTAA